The following coding sequences lie in one Micropterus dolomieu isolate WLL.071019.BEF.003 ecotype Adirondacks linkage group LG15, ASM2129224v1, whole genome shotgun sequence genomic window:
- the golga4 gene encoding golgin subfamily A member 4 isoform X2, whose protein sequence is MRRESGHLLDIRSEQGSIARRIGCQVQQKRNTFPSLSSRLLVGCLLHQRDKMFKKLKQRINEEQSPQRNAQSPQQAQTGSGDRRSSQTPPFHHDGTPSPSDRESASKGPARSPRGSINGDESASPQRESFTQKLQLKVPSMESLIRGGASRAENLFRSPSKENLVRSSSRESLTPLGENEPQGTPTYDPPSDIESEAEEPPGSAETLSKEQLLHRLLRVESSLGKYRGKYSELVTAYRTVQRDKEKTQVILSQSQDKALRRIGELREELQMDQQAKKHIQDEFDAALEEKDQMITVLQTQVALLKKRVKGAPDGAVPPGGDVPQSEDALDSTSSSQSPLKEQGVEAEVTEGEGSTDPTKLMEALQKRVKRQENLLQKCKEVMRTHKERSAQLSSENETLQEQLQERLQELEKIKELHTTEKTKLITQLRDAKNLIEQLEQDKGMVIAETKRQMHETLEMKEEEVAQLRSRLQQATAQKEELQEQKEKTEKSAFEELERALGVAQRAEEARKQLQVQLEEQVKEVERASEEERKSLQQELTRVKQEVVTIMKKASEETVANMEKLHSEALAAKEDEMSARISKAVEECKEEFAQLAKEREQQASLALEDVELQKTALRTEADNKVKEIQLDLEAARTRILELESSLEKVSQDGPSLTHELSSQLDELKDKHKEQISALEEEHHEQLEKHKGTLTQQHNAALEELKEKHRVEVETLLRDKELQLQAHVEDMNQKTLEKLDAKQAELEVVCAELSEALKRKQLLEEKLVATEEAHSLAQLEHEKRFQDQVAKHNLALENTKQEQKQSLGGKEKTLKEEIKALKIVLREKEKDIEERIYREKTLQEELQELNVKVKELKELQQRLSQSQLEKESLKESNAQLSKLSEDLDQCKRDLTDLEHQLEVAQNDCQQKEKSVQELEHQLQQSKNELLEQEKSFTAELNTKQEEQTRLKKQMEEEKAAHEKKLKNTTTELEAKLKTQETKMEKFKQKAKDMHESFKKKIQQNEENMKKELAKKEKELQQKEQQVQEKIVEMANKSSQGLSSAMSELQANHKEELEKLHDSHKHEIEELEHRWQEKLGQQEEELMEKHSHILQEKAQELEEMSQQLGRGKEENEQALCEIKDLKEELAIRETTVQKLQEELNEAAVKLESLSQGEALLKEQMESLERNLNQALNERNSLQDKLETTKEENRERLKTLSDKLEETEKQLKALEGSRWKESEDLENKFEETSIQLQAKKAEFQQQLIMIQNQMEHCCKEFQSKVECGSNELCQRVECRLKELKDRLLCSQKKVGHLKNGILTKVDRICTLEESLRQQTEENKNLCISLEQVNAQVSAHMEHVQALTHEKENHSQSVNEKVQKIEELSEANRIISESMKTNESHIRNLESIISDLKNQLASSIKEKEEAINQLKQQYKEERQQIEETIERLEQERKSALERVDALRNSLSEAEAKFTQNDNAITSLQARLDELEREIVEKNEALQRLTASIDNQSISKSEMDQVLSEKEQRVSGLNQELESCIGRLGELQEQLALKTKECEQLTADLKQQHSIREDEKRVLAEQLQQTQMQRNVEKEMAEKLLSLEEDNQKCKHKLESQREEFERMKDEIIKSKEESLKASEEKLSAESARKVSELKKKAEQKIGQIKKQLTSQLEEKEQTIKTLQASLEEVKSSEMARKEHADTLEEKIKTLEEALINLKEEQEKQLEQILSVERLEKEKSLEELKNVYEEKLSSLQRDVAQQGQLKETESALQEIEAKLEEAEEQNGNLLAEINRLKEELREKDAELEEHQATITQVQNPLEPEAAMTVECSSVQQTKSAMENHSTMPEVDTDSLESLKDSLNQVRNEKEKIQKDFARLQKDLRLLRKEHEQDLEYMKKEFLEENETKLKLEMEDVQMKHNSAIKQLMREFNTQMALKERELDTAVKEAIAKAQSVEAELISSHREEASQLRKLIAQKEEDLHRTVQTYEQNREEEMGDRVWQVQKELEELQRKGPSEMTMEDLQCSYPPLPQAQLAEKTTLLSEARLKEQQFVERIHSLEDKIKCFHRKTVVTHLGSTFKDPGFNSTDALSEATEMEYLRKVLFEYMMGRETKTMAKVITSMLKFPPDQAQKVLDKEDSKTTPWLR, encoded by the exons ATGCGCAGAGAGTCCGGCCACCTGCTGGATATCAGAAGCGAACAGGGAAGTATAGCACGGAGGATTGGATGCCAGGTTCAGCAAAAACGAAATACCTTTCCGTCCCTCAGTAGTCGTCTGCTCGTCGGCTGTTTGCTACATCAGCGTGACAAGATGTTTAAAAAACTTAAGCAGAGGATAAACGAGGAGCAGTCACCGCAGAGGAATGCGCAGTCGCCCCAACAGGCCCAG acgGGCAGTGGAGACCGGCGCAGCAGCCAAACCCCCCCTTTTCATCACGATGGCACACCCTCTCCCAGTGACCGAGAG AGTGCCTCGAAAGGACCAGCAAGGTCTCCGAGAGGTAGCATCAATGGGGATGAAAGTGCTTCTCCTCAA AGAGAGTCATTTACCCAGAAACTGCAATTAAAAGTTCCCTCAATGGAGTCGTTGATTCGCGGCGGCGCCAGTCGGGCAGAAAACCTGTTCCGCTCTCCTTCTAAAGAAAACCTTGTCCGAAGCTCATCGCGTGAGTCCCTGACACCTTTGGGAGAAAACGAGCCCCAGGGCACCCCCACATATGATCCCCCCTCGGACATTGAGAGTGAGGCCGAAGAGCCACCAGGATCTGCAGAGACCCTTTCCAAAGAGCAGCTGTTGCACCGGCTGCTCAGAGTGGAGAGTAGCCTGGGGAAGTACAGAGGGAAGTACTCAGAG CTAGTTACTGCATACCGCACAGTACAACgagataaagaaaaaacacag GTCATTCTCAGTCAGAGTCAAGATAAAGCTCTGCGGAGGATAGGGGAGCTGCGGGAG GAGCTTCAAATGGACCAGCAGGCCAAGAAACACATACAGGACGAGTTTGATGCTGCGCTGGAGGAGAAAGACCAAATGATCACTGTGCTCCAAACACAG GTTGCTCTGTTGAAGAAACGAGTCAAGGGCGCCCCTGACGGTGCTGTTCCACCTGGGGGAGATGTCCCTCAATCTGAAGATGCTTTAGATTCTACATCTTCCTCACAAAGTCCTTTGAAGGAGCAAGGAGTAGAGGCTGAAGTCACTGAGG GAGAGGGCAGCACTGATCCAACCAAACTTATGGAGGCTCTACAGAAGAGAGTGAAGAGGCAGGAAAACCTACTGCAGAAGTGCAAAGAAGTGATGCGTACACACAAGGAGCGCAGCGCCCAGCTGAGCAGCGAGAATGAAACTCTGCAGGAGCAGTtgcaggagaggctgcaggagCTGGAGAAGATTAAG GAGCTGCACACAACAGAAAAGACTAAGTTGATCACTCAGCTGCGTGATGCGAAGAACCTCATTGAACAGCTGGAGCAGGACAAG ggCATGGTCATTGCTGAGACAAAGCGCCAGATGCATGAGACACTGGAAATGAAAGAAGAAGAGGTTGCACAGCTGCGCTCCAGGCTCCAGCAGGCCACTGCCCAAAAAGAAGAATTGcaggaacagaaagaaaagactgAGAAATCAG cattCGAAGAACTTGAGCGTGCACTGGGTGTAGCTCAGAGGGCGGAGGAGGCCCGAAAACAGCTGCAGGTTCAGCTGGAAGAGCAAGTGAAAGAAGTTGAAAGGGCCAgtgaagaagagaggaagagtcTGCAGCAGGAACTCACAAGAGTTAAACAGGAGGTTGTCACTATCATGAAG AAAGCATCAGAGGAAACTGTAGCCAATATGGAAAAACTCCACAGTGAAGCTTTGGCTGCTAAAGAAGATGAGATGAGTGCCAGAATCAGCAAAGCTGTG GAGGAATGCAAAGAGGAGTTTGCGCAATTAGCCAAAGAGCGAGAACAGCAGGCTTCTCTGGCTCTGGAGGATGTAGAGTTACAGAAGACGGCTCTGAGGACAGAAGCTGATAACAAGGTTAAAGAGATACAGTTGGACCTGGAAGCTGCGAGaact AGAATATTGGAGCTGGAAAGCTCTCTGGAGAAGGTCTCACAAGATGGACCAAGTCTGACCCATGAACTTTCCAGTCAGTTGGACGAGCTGAAGGATAAACACAAAGAGCAGATCTCGGCATTAGAGGAAGAGCACCACGAGCAGCTGGAAAAGCACAAGGGCACCCTAACCCAGCAGCATAATGCTGCTCTTGAGGAGCTCAAGGAAAAACACAGGGTTGAAGTGGAGACCCTTCTGAGAGATAAAGAACTCCAGCTCCAAGCACATGTTGAGGATATGAACCAGAAAACCTTAGAGAAACTGGATGCAAAGCAGGCAGAGCTAGAGGTCGTTTGCGCTGAACTTTCTGAGGCGTTGAAGCGTAAACAGCTTCTGGAAGAGAAGTTGGTGGCAACTGAAGAGGCTCATAGCTTAGCTCAACTGGAACATGAGAAGAGGTTTCAGGATCAGGTGGCAAAGCACAATCTAGCACTCGAAAATACCAAACAGGAGCAGAAGCAGTCACTTGGAGGTAAGGAGAAAACTCTGAAGGAGGAGATTAAAGCGTTGAAGATTGTTCTGAGGGAGAAGGAAAAGGATATTGAAGAACGCATCTATAGAGAAAAAACACTACAAGAGGAATTACAAGAATTAAATGTCAAGGTTAAGGAGttgaaggagctgcagcagcgtTTATCACAGTCCCAGCTGGAAAAAGAGAGCCTGAAAGAGTCTAATGCACAGTTAAGTAAGCTCTCAGAGGATCTTGATCAGTGTAAGAGGGATTTGACAGATTTGGAGCATCAGTTGGAAGTGGCACAGAATGACTGTCAACAAAAAGAGAAGTCTGTTCAAGAACTAGAGCACCAATTACAACAGAGCAAAAATGAGCTGTTGGAGCAGGAGAAGTCATTTACTGCAGAACTGAACACTAAGCAAGAAGAACAAACACGCCTCAAGAAACAGATGGAAGAGGAAAAAGCTGCCCATGagaaaaagctgaaaaacacTACAACAGAGTTGGAAGCTAAGCTGAagacacaggaaacaaaaatgGAAAAGTTTAAACAGAAGGCCAAAGACATGCACGAGAGTTTCAAGAAAAAGATCCAGCAGAATGAAGAAAACATGAAGAAGGAACTtgcaaaaaaggagaaagagctTCAGCAGAAAGAGCAACAAGTTCAAGAGAAAATTGTAGAGATGGCCAATAAAAGTTCCCAAGGCCTCAGCAGCGCAATGTCAGAGCTGCAGGCCAACCATAAGGAAGAACTGGAGAAGCTACATGACAGCCATAAGCATGAGATTGAGGAGCTGGAGCACCGTTGGCAGGAGAAGTTAGGACAGCAGGAGGAAGAATTAATGGagaaacactcacacatactACAGGAGAAGGCTCAGGAACTGGAGGAAATGTCCCAGCAACTtggcagaggaaaagaggagaacGAGCAGGCATTGTGCGAAATTAAGGATTTAAAGGAGGAGCTGGCGATTCGCGAAACCACCGTGCAGAAGCTACAAGAAGAGCTCAACGAAGCGGCGGTTAAGCTTGAAAGTTTGTCTCAGGGTGAAGCGTTGCTCAAAGAGCAAATGGAGTCACTGGAGAGGAACCTTAACCAGGCTCTGAACGAGAGAAACTCCCTCCAAGACAAGCTCGAAACAACGAAGGAAGAGAACAGGGAGAGGTTAAAGACCTTGTCAGATAAGTTAGAGGAAACAGAGAAGCAGCTTAAAGCGCTGGAAGGTTCCAGATGGAAGGAAAGTGAGGACTTGGAGAATAAATTTGAGGAAACTTCCATTCAGCTACAAGCCAAGAAAGCAGAGTTCCAGCAGCAGTTAATAATGATCCAAAACCAAATGGAGCATTGCTGTAAGGAGTTTCAATCTAAAGTAGAGTGTGGATCTAATGAACTCTGTCAAAGAGTTGAGTGTAGATTGAAAGAGCTGAAAGATAGACTGCTCTGCAGTCAGAAGAAGGTAGGGCATCTCAAAAACGGTATCCTTACTAAAGTAGATAGAATTTGCACTTTAGAGGAGAGTCTCCGCCAGCAGACGGAGGAGAATAAGAATCTATGCATTTCATTAGAACAGGTGAATGCTCAGGTAAGTGCTCACATGGAGCATGTCCAAGCCTTAACACATGAGAAGGAGAATCATTCTCAGTCTGTCAACGAGAAAGTTCAGAAAATTGAGGAGTTGAGTGAAGCAAACAGAATCATATCAGAAAGTATGAAAACAAACGAGTCACATATCAGAAACTTGGAGAGCATCATCAGCGACTTGAAAAATCAGCTAGCAAGTAGCAtaaaagagaaggaggaagcCATAAATCAGCTGAAGCAGCAGTATAAAGAGGAGCGACAACAAATTGAGGAGACCATTGAGAGGTTGGAGCAGGAGAGAAAGTCTGCTTTAGAGCGGGTGGACGCACTCAGGAACAGTCTGTCCGAGGCAGAGGCAAAGTTCACCCAGAATGACAACGCTATTACATCTCTACAGGCCAGGCTTGACGAGCTGGAGCGAGAGATTGTAGAAAAGAACGAAGCTCTGCAAAGGCTGACGGCAAGTATTGACAATCAGTCTATCAGCAAGTCTGAGATGGACCAGGTGCTGAGCGAGAAGGAGCAGAGGGTCAGCGGGCTTAACCAGGAGCTGGAGAGTTGCATAGGGCGACTTGGTGAGCTTCAGGAGCAGTTAGCCTTAAAGACGAAAGAGTGTGAACAGCTCACAGCTGACCtcaaacagcagcacagcatCAGGGAGGATGAAAAGAGAGTGCTggcagagcagctgcagcagacccAGATGCAGCGTAATGTGGAGAAGGAGATGGCAGAAAAACTACTTTCCCTTGAGGAAGACAACCAAAAGTGTAAACACAAGCTTGAGAGTCAAAGGGAAGAATTTGAAAGGATGAAGGACGAGATTATCAAGAGCAAAGAGGAGAGTCTGAAGGCGAGTGAGGAGAAGTTGTCTGCGGAGAGTGCTCGGAAAGTATCGGAGCTGAAGAAGAAAGCTGAGCAGAAAATCGGTCAGATTAAAAAACAGCTAACCTCGCAGCTCGAGGAGAAAGAGCAGACGATCAAGACTCTTCAGGCCAGCTTGGAGGAAGTCAAGAGCAGTGAAATGGCCCGCAAAGAACACGCGGACACGttggaagagaaaataaaaacactcgAGGAAGCTCTCATCAATCTCAAGGAAGAGCAGGAGAAACAACTGGAACAGATTCTGAGTGTTGAGAGGCTTGAGAAAGAAAAGTCTTTAGAGGAACTGAAAAACGTTTATGAAGAGAAGCTGTCCTCGCTTCAGAGAGATGTAGCACAACAAGGGCAGCTCAAAGAAACTGAATCGGCGCTACAAGAAATCGAGGCAAAGCTGGAAGAAGCAGAAGAGCAGAATGGAAACCTTCTTGCAGAAATAAATCGTCTGAAAGAAGAACTACGTGAGAAGGATGCTGAGCTCGAGGAACATCAGGCAACTATTACGCAGGTCCAGAATCCATTAGAACCTGAGGCTGCAATGACGGTTGAATGTAGCAGCGTGCAGCAAACAAAGAGTGCAATGGAAAACCACTCCACGATGCCAGAAGTGGACACTGATTCTCTTGAGTCTCTTAAGGACAGTCTGAATCAGGTGAGGAACGAGAAAGAGAAAATCCAGAAGGACTTCGCCAGGCTACAGAAAGATCTCCGGTTACTGAGGAAGGAGCATGAACAGGACCTAGAATACATGAAGAAAGAGTTTTTAGAGGAGAATGAGACAAAGCTAAA ACTGGAGATGGAAGATGTGCAAATGAAGCATAATTCTGCTATCAAGCAGTTAATGCGGGAGTTCAACACGCAAATGGCTTTGAAAGAGAGGGAGCTTGATACAGCAGTGAAGGAGGCCATTG CGAAGGCCCAGAGTGTTGAAGCAGAGCTCATCAGTAGCCATCGCGAGGAAGCCAGTCAGCTGAGGAAGCTGATTGCCCAGAAGGAGGAGGATTTGCACAGAACTGTTCAGACATACGAGCAG aatcgagaggaggagatgggagaCAGAGTGTGGCAGGTCCAGAAAGAACTGGAGGAGTTGCAAAGAAAGGGCCCTTCTGAG ATGACCATGGAAGATCTACAG TGTTCCTACCCTCCCCTACCCCAGGCTCAGCTGGCCGAGAAGACGACGTTGCTGAGTGAGGCTCGGCTGAAGGAGCAGCAGTTTGTGGAGAGA ATTCACTCGCTGGAGGACAAGATTAAATGTTTCCACCGTAAGACTGTTGTAACTCATCTTGGGAGCACATTCAAAG ATCCTGGATTCAACAGCACTGATGCACTCTCAGAAGCCACTGAGATGGAGTACCTGAGGAAAGTGTTGTTTGAATACATGATGGGACGGGAAACAAAA ACGATGGCCAAAGTGATTACCTCTATGCTCAAGTTTCCTCCGGACCAAGCGCAAAAGGTTTTGGACAAAGAAGACTCAAAAACAACT CCGTGGTTACGATGA